The following proteins are co-located in the Geovibrio ferrireducens genome:
- a CDS encoding molybdate ABC transporter substrate-binding protein, with translation MLKKLIVITVVFVMAAGAFAADEVTVAAGAGYRKLVTEMAAYCEKKEGIKVNMSFGNLGQVIAQVKASGLIPVVVGDKNFFTKAKLDISDFQPIGKGKLVLAWRKGIEIASADEITADKIKRLAIPNTENAIYGIAGTQYLASSGLAVKVKEKLVVVATVPQVNSYIAAGEVDAGFSNLTDTMGIADKIGGYIEINEGYAEIPIVAAFLKESEGSAAALRLKSCFADAESAKIAKKHGL, from the coding sequence ATGCTTAAGAAACTTATAGTAATCACAGTTGTTTTCGTTATGGCCGCAGGGGCTTTTGCCGCGGATGAAGTAACAGTGGCAGCAGGTGCGGGTTACAGAAAGCTTGTGACCGAAATGGCAGCATACTGCGAAAAAAAGGAAGGCATAAAAGTGAATATGTCCTTCGGCAACCTCGGTCAGGTTATTGCGCAGGTTAAGGCAAGCGGGCTGATTCCTGTTGTTGTGGGTGATAAAAACTTTTTCACAAAAGCAAAGCTTGATATAAGCGATTTTCAGCCCATAGGCAAAGGCAAGCTTGTCCTTGCATGGAGAAAAGGTATTGAGATTGCTTCCGCTGATGAAATAACCGCAGACAAAATAAAGCGTCTGGCCATTCCCAATACCGAAAACGCCATATACGGCATAGCCGGAACTCAGTATCTGGCAAGTTCAGGTCTTGCTGTCAAGGTTAAGGAGAAGCTGGTTGTTGTTGCCACTGTTCCGCAGGTTAACTCATACATCGCAGCCGGAGAGGTGGACGCGGGGTTCTCAAACCTCACGGACACTATGGGTATAGCTGATAAAATCGGCGGTTATATAGAGATAAACGAAGGCTACGCAGAGATCCCCATAGTTGCTGCTTTTCTTAAAGAGAGCGAGGGCAGCGCCGCCGCGCTCAGACTGAAAAGCTGTTTCGCCGATGCCGAGTCTGCTAAAATAGCCAAAAAACACGGATTATGA
- a CDS encoding molybdenum ABC transporter ATP-binding protein, with product MLEINVKKQLGQTFIDVNISIPRTGITVFYGHSGAGKTSLINMISGLLTPDSGHISVNGKTFFDSGEKLNLLPERRRCGCIFQDKRLFPYLSVKKNLLFASRKGESSLGFEETVRLLGIGHLLKRKPVFLSGGEAQRVAIGRALLSNPEIMLMDEPMSSLDSERKEELIPFIGRLPAASGIPVILVTHSYDEMIRLADYVVVLKGGKAVSCGTVNEIFHKPEKEVCPYCSAQFTKKFVTPNRRLRVS from the coding sequence ATGCTGGAAATTAACGTAAAGAAGCAGCTTGGGCAGACATTTATAGATGTTAATATCAGTATTCCGCGGACAGGAATCACTGTTTTCTACGGTCATTCCGGTGCGGGGAAAACCAGCCTCATCAATATGATTTCGGGTCTTCTCACTCCGGACAGCGGGCATATATCCGTAAACGGCAAAACCTTCTTTGATTCCGGCGAAAAGCTGAATCTGCTCCCTGAAAGGCGCAGATGCGGCTGCATCTTTCAGGATAAGCGCCTGTTTCCTTACCTTTCGGTTAAGAAAAACCTTCTCTTTGCCAGCAGAAAAGGCGAATCCTCCCTTGGGTTTGAGGAAACTGTGAGGCTTCTGGGCATAGGACATCTGCTTAAGCGAAAGCCTGTTTTTCTCTCCGGCGGTGAGGCGCAGAGGGTCGCCATAGGCCGTGCGCTGCTTTCAAATCCGGAAATTATGCTTATGGACGAGCCTATGAGTTCTCTGGATTCTGAGAGAAAAGAGGAGCTTATTCCATTCATCGGCAGACTGCCTGCGGCAAGCGGCATCCCTGTTATTCTTGTGACTCACTCATACGATGAAATGATACGCCTTGCTGATTATGTTGTGGTGCTCAAAGGCGGCAAAGCTGTTTCATGCGGCACTGTAAACGAAATTTTCCATAAACCGGAAAAAGAAGTATGCCCTTACTGCTCCGCCCAGTTCACCAAAAAGTTTGTCACCCCCAACAGGCGGCTGAGGGTGTCTTAG
- the modD gene encoding ModD protein, which yields MIIYDYLIERILTEDVPYGDITTEAMGISRIKGIMEFRARFDCVLGGVAEACDVLRKAGAEPEVLFPSGSRVKAGTLFMIAAGTAGQLHTGWKVSQNIMEYASGIATRTREVVDSAKRGNPAVVVACTRKSLPGAKTICMNAVEAGGAVPHRLGLSETFLLFENHTVFFKSEAEAYAAFEKACAHLPEKKPAVEADSLDAALRAARAGAGNIQFDKVKPETLGEWVKLIKAEYPGIVIAAAGGVNASNAEEYARTGIDVAVTSSVYWGKPADIEVVMRPAEQL from the coding sequence TTGATTATTTACGACTATCTTATTGAAAGAATACTGACAGAAGACGTGCCCTACGGGGATATAACAACCGAAGCCATGGGCATTTCACGCATAAAAGGCATAATGGAGTTCAGGGCACGGTTTGACTGTGTTCTGGGCGGTGTGGCGGAGGCCTGCGACGTGCTCAGAAAAGCCGGGGCGGAGCCGGAAGTGCTTTTTCCCAGCGGAAGCAGGGTAAAGGCCGGAACATTGTTTATGATAGCCGCCGGGACAGCCGGGCAGCTTCATACAGGCTGGAAGGTGTCTCAGAATATAATGGAATATGCCTCCGGCATAGCCACCCGGACAAGGGAAGTTGTGGACAGTGCGAAAAGAGGGAACCCCGCAGTTGTTGTTGCCTGTACCCGCAAAAGCCTCCCCGGAGCGAAGACAATCTGCATGAACGCAGTTGAGGCAGGGGGGGCTGTTCCGCACAGGCTTGGTCTTTCCGAAACTTTCCTGCTGTTTGAGAACCACACCGTTTTTTTCAAATCCGAAGCTGAGGCTTATGCCGCCTTTGAAAAAGCATGCGCACACCTGCCCGAAAAAAAGCCTGCCGTGGAGGCGGATTCCCTTGATGCGGCACTCAGAGCCGCCAGAGCCGGAGCGGGCAACATTCAGTTTGATAAAGTTAAACCTGAAACCCTCGGTGAATGGGTGAAGCTGATAAAGGCCGAATACCCCGGTATAGTCATAGCCGCCGCAGGGGGGGTAAATGCCTCAAACGCTGAGGAATATGCCCGCACAGGGATAGATGTTGCGGTGACCTCGTCTGTTTACTGGGGGAAACCAGCCGATATTGAAGTGGTTATGCGCCCTGCGGAACAGCTTTGA
- a CDS encoding molybdate ABC transporter permease subunit produces the protein MIDILNDENIVFSILLTARTCLAVLVLHCAAGLMLGYYLGKRKGIFAGFVDFLVTLPLVFPPVGTGFILLYLLGRNGLIASLTGGAVTPDIIFTEKGVITAAFIAGLPLVVKPVQSAIEREVLKLAEAARTLGKTEFQTFFLVVVPSVRRSLGAGLILAAGRSLGEVGITLMVGGNIIGKTNTVSLEIYNSVMDADFTGAAFLCILLGSISLAVFFSLKKLSAL, from the coding sequence ATGATCGATATACTGAATGACGAAAACATAGTTTTCAGTATTCTGCTTACCGCAAGAACATGCCTTGCCGTGCTGGTGCTCCACTGCGCGGCGGGGCTTATGCTCGGCTACTATCTTGGTAAAAGAAAAGGGATATTTGCCGGGTTTGTTGATTTTCTGGTGACTCTTCCTCTTGTGTTTCCCCCGGTAGGTACGGGTTTTATACTGCTCTATCTTTTAGGCCGCAACGGACTCATAGCCTCACTTACGGGCGGCGCCGTCACACCTGACATTATATTTACCGAAAAAGGGGTAATCACAGCCGCATTTATAGCAGGTCTGCCCCTTGTGGTGAAGCCTGTTCAGTCCGCAATTGAGCGGGAGGTGCTGAAACTCGCCGAAGCCGCCAGAACTCTGGGGAAAACAGAGTTTCAGACTTTTTTTCTTGTGGTGGTCCCCTCCGTAAGGCGCAGCCTCGGTGCGGGGCTCATCCTTGCAGCGGGGAGAAGTCTGGGCGAAGTAGGCATAACCCTGATGGTTGGCGGCAACATCATAGGCAAAACCAACACTGTTTCCCTTGAAATATATAACTCCGTGATGGATGCCGACTTTACCGGAGCGGCTTTTCTCTGTATACTTCTGGGAAGCATATCTCTGGCGGTGTTTTTCTCGCTGAAAAAGCTCTCCGCCCTTTAG